One genomic region from Flavobacterium lindanitolerans encodes:
- the panB gene encoding 3-methyl-2-oxobutanoate hydroxymethyltransferase: MSVAKKDYKRITTKSLIEMKANGEKISMLTSYDFTMAKIVDTAGVDVILVGDSASNVMAGHETTLPITLDQMIYHASSVVRAASRALIVVDLPFGSYQSDPKEALRSSIRIMKESGAHAVKLEGGSEIKDSIKKILNAGIPVMGHLGLTPQSIYKFGTYTVRAKEDAEAEKLLEDAKLLEKLGCFALVLEKIPAKLAEKVAQSITIPVIGIGAGGGVDGQVLVIHDMLGMNNEFSPRFLRRYMNLYDDMTNAIGKYVTDVKSHDFPSEKEQY; this comes from the coding sequence ATGTCTGTTGCAAAAAAAGATTATAAGAGAATCACTACCAAATCGCTGATTGAAATGAAAGCCAATGGCGAAAAAATTTCAATGCTCACATCCTATGATTTCACTATGGCAAAAATTGTCGACACTGCCGGAGTTGATGTAATTCTGGTTGGCGATTCTGCCTCAAATGTAATGGCGGGTCATGAAACTACCCTGCCAATTACCCTTGACCAAATGATTTATCACGCTTCCAGCGTTGTCAGGGCAGCATCACGCGCTTTAATTGTAGTGGATTTGCCTTTTGGGAGCTATCAGTCTGACCCTAAAGAAGCCTTACGTTCCTCTATCAGAATCATGAAAGAAAGTGGTGCCCATGCCGTAAAATTAGAAGGCGGAAGCGAAATCAAAGATTCCATCAAAAAAATCCTCAATGCCGGTATTCCTGTTATGGGACATTTGGGGCTCACACCACAATCTATATATAAATTCGGAACTTATACGGTTCGTGCCAAAGAAGATGCCGAAGCCGAAAAATTATTGGAAGATGCCAAATTACTTGAAAAACTTGGCTGTTTTGCATTGGTATTGGAAAAGATTCCTGCAAAATTGGCTGAAAAAGTAGCACAAAGCATTACCATCCCTGTAATTGGAATTGGTGCCGGAGGTGGCGTTGACGGGCAGGTTTTGGTAATCCATGACATGCTTGGAATGAACAATGAGTTCAGCCCGAGATTTTTGAGAAGATACATGAATTTATATGACGACATGACCAATGCCATTGGAAAATATGTTACCGACGTGAAGTCACACGATTTCCCTAGCGAAAAAGAACAATACTAA
- a CDS encoding RluA family pseudouridine synthase, which translates to MKTISTKNNLQVLHEDNHIIVINKRVGDIVQGDKTGDKPLSDVVKEYIKEKYNKPGEVFLGVVHRLDRPTTGIVVLARTSKALSRLNDLFKNRETQKTYWAVVKNKPAEASAKLVHYLKRNEKNNTSKAHSKEVPDSKIASLDYTIIRELNNYYALEINLHTGRHHQIRAQLAAIGSPIKGDLKYGADRSNVDGGIHLHARKLTLTHPVTKELLEITAPVPNDPIWKAI; encoded by the coding sequence ATGAAAACCATTTCTACAAAAAATAATCTTCAGGTATTGCACGAAGACAATCATATTATTGTCATCAACAAACGTGTAGGCGACATCGTTCAGGGAGATAAAACAGGCGACAAACCCCTAAGCGATGTAGTAAAAGAATATATCAAGGAAAAATACAATAAACCGGGCGAAGTTTTTCTGGGTGTTGTCCATCGTCTGGACAGGCCTACAACCGGAATCGTAGTATTAGCCCGCACTTCCAAAGCACTTTCCAGGCTCAATGATTTGTTTAAAAACCGGGAAACGCAAAAAACATACTGGGCCGTTGTCAAAAATAAGCCTGCAGAAGCTTCAGCAAAGCTGGTTCATTATCTGAAAAGAAATGAGAAGAACAACACTTCAAAAGCACATAGCAAAGAAGTTCCTGATAGTAAAATAGCAAGCTTAGATTACACGATAATCCGCGAGCTCAATAACTATTACGCTCTGGAAATTAATTTGCATACCGGACGCCATCACCAAATCCGGGCACAACTGGCGGCTATTGGAAGCCCAATCAAAGGTGATCTGAAATATGGTGCCGATAGAAGCAATGTTGATGGTGGCATTCATTTGCATGCCCGCAAACTCACCCTCACCCATCCCGTTACCAAAGAATTATTAGAAATAACCGCACCCGTTCCTAATGACCCTATTTGGAAAGCAATCTGA
- a CDS encoding aldehyde dehydrogenase — protein sequence MNHQEINQRKEKLKKFSHVISLHENDIIEALHKDFGKPAFEAYLTEINVVQSDLKDTIKNIHAWAKPKKVRASILNFPSSDYIYTEPYGKTLIISPWNYPFQLAICPLIAAYAAGNSIVLKPSELTPHTSSLISKIIRETFDVKEVVAVLGDAEIAKSQLAKRWDYIFFTGSPAVGKEIAKAAAGNLTPVTLELGGKNPCIIDKNANLQIAAKRIVWGKFINAGQTCIAPDYLIIHKGVKTKFIRLLQQEIINAYGEDPKLSPDFTRIINKKHFLRLVGMIDEAKTITGGIHDEESLYIAPTLIDEPSFDSAIMKDEIFGPLLPLISYENESDLEKIISKYEKPLSLYVFTDDKAFAERAIGKFSFGGGCINDTVVHFSNKRLPFGGVGNSGMGAYHGKKSYDTFSHQKAIVKKATWLDIPLRYAPYGNKLKVIRKLLKWL from the coding sequence ATGAACCATCAAGAAATCAATCAAAGAAAAGAAAAGCTTAAAAAATTCTCTCATGTCATTTCACTTCATGAAAATGATATTATAGAGGCACTGCATAAAGACTTCGGAAAACCGGCTTTTGAAGCCTATCTTACTGAAATAAATGTAGTGCAATCTGACCTGAAAGATACCATAAAAAATATCCATGCCTGGGCTAAACCTAAAAAAGTCCGGGCATCTATTCTTAATTTTCCGTCTTCTGATTATATCTATACAGAACCTTATGGAAAAACACTGATTATTTCTCCTTGGAATTATCCTTTCCAACTGGCTATCTGTCCGTTAATTGCGGCCTATGCGGCTGGTAACTCCATTGTTCTCAAACCTTCTGAATTAACACCCCATACATCAAGCTTAATTTCTAAAATCATACGGGAAACTTTTGATGTTAAGGAAGTCGTGGCCGTTTTAGGAGATGCAGAAATTGCCAAAAGCCAGCTGGCCAAACGTTGGGATTATATCTTTTTTACAGGAAGTCCGGCCGTTGGAAAAGAAATTGCAAAAGCTGCAGCCGGGAATCTTACGCCTGTAACTCTGGAACTGGGCGGTAAAAATCCCTGCATAATTGACAAAAATGCCAATCTTCAAATCGCAGCAAAACGTATTGTCTGGGGGAAATTTATCAATGCCGGACAAACCTGTATTGCTCCTGATTATCTTATCATACACAAAGGAGTCAAGACAAAATTCATCCGCCTGTTGCAACAGGAAATTATAAATGCTTATGGCGAAGACCCTAAGCTTTCACCTGATTTTACGCGAATCATAAACAAAAAGCATTTCCTCAGACTGGTTGGAATGATAGATGAAGCAAAAACAATCACAGGAGGAATCCACGATGAAGAAAGTCTTTACATTGCGCCAACACTTATTGACGAACCTTCTTTCGACAGTGCCATCATGAAAGATGAAATTTTTGGGCCACTACTTCCATTGATTTCTTATGAAAATGAAAGCGACCTGGAAAAAATAATTTCAAAATATGAAAAACCGCTGTCGTTATATGTGTTTACAGATGACAAAGCTTTTGCAGAACGCGCTATCGGGAAATTTTCATTTGGTGGCGGATGCATTAACGATACTGTCGTACACTTTTCAAACAAAAGGCTGCCATTTGGCGGTGTTGGCAACAGCGGTATGGGCGCTTATCACGGTAAAAAAAGCTACGATACATTTTCACACCAGAAGGCTATCGTAAAAAAAGCTACATGGCTTGATATACCGCTGCGTTATGCCCCTTATGGAAATAAACTGAAAGTAATCCGAAAACTATTGAAATGGCTCTGA